From the genome of Campylobacter concisus, one region includes:
- the nifJ gene encoding pyruvate:ferredoxin (flavodoxin) oxidoreductase, which produces MAKIMKTMDGNEAAAHAAYAFTEVAGIYPITPSSPMADYTDMWAAQGKKNLFGMPVKVVEMQSEGGAAGTVHGSLQVGALTTTYTASQGLLLKIPNMYKIAGQLLPGVIHVSARSIAAQALSIFGDHQDIYACRQTGFAMLASGSVQEVMDIAGVAHLAAIKGRVPFLHFFDGFRTSHEIQKIEVLDYAHFDRLLDREALQKFRDEALSPENPKTRGTAQNDDIYFQTRELANRYYDAVPDIVAEYLKEISNITGRDYRPFNYYGDPQATRVVVAMGSVTQTLEEVVDHLRAKGEKVGVLKVHLYRPFSLKYLFDVMPETVEKIAVLDRTKEPGSLGEPLYLDVKAAFYGRKNQPVIVGGRYGLSSKDVDPAQMLAVFENLNLSEPKNGFTVGIEDDVTFTSLKVGEKISLSDASVKECLFYGLGADGTVGANKNSIKIIGDKTDLYAQAYFAYDSKKSGGYTRSHLRFGKNPIRSTYLVSNPHFVACSVAAYLEIYDVIDGIREGGTFLLNSIWDAEQTVAKLPNKVKKILAAKKVNFYIINATKLAREIGLKNRTNTIMQSAFFKLADIIPFADAQKYMKEYAHKAYAKKGEAIVEMNYKAIDMGADGLVKVAVDPSWANLTDDASAEEKYVGDEFIEKIVKPINAARGDSLPVSAFVGFEDGHFKSGTTQYEKRGIGVMVPKWIEGNCIQCNQCAFVCPHAVIRPFLIDENELAAAPQTVQDHVLDAKGKEVKGLKYKIQVSPLDCTGCELCAQICPSKEKSLVMVPLAEEMEKNEQENADYLFKKVTYKDDLMSKDSVKGVGFAQPLFEFHGACPGCGETPYIGLVTRLFGDRMIVANATGCSSIYGGSAPSTPYTTNKEGKGVAWANSLFEDNAEFGMGMNVAVETLRHRVEDVMLRTKDAAPNALAALYSDWIAHKNDGEKTTQIAKILTPILEQNLDVEGVKEILELKRYLVKKSQWIIGGDGWAYDIGFGGLDHVLASGENVNVLVLDTEVYSNTGGQSSKSSRAGSIAQFTASGKPMQKKDLGYIAMTYGNIFVAQINSNASQANTIKAIAAAEAYDGPSLVIAYSPCIAHGIKGGMALSGGQGELATKCGYWPTYVYDPRLIKEGKNPLKMTSKEPDWSLYEEFLLNEVRYNSLKKTNPQHADELLAKNKADAQRRYRQLKRLSLADFSDEVESGTPESAEDASAGTAAE; this is translated from the coding sequence ATGGCTAAAATAATGAAAACTATGGACGGAAACGAGGCTGCGGCGCACGCGGCTTATGCATTTACGGAGGTTGCGGGCATCTACCCGATCACCCCTAGCTCGCCGATGGCCGACTACACCGATATGTGGGCGGCTCAAGGCAAGAAAAATCTATTCGGTATGCCGGTTAAAGTAGTCGAAATGCAAAGCGAGGGCGGAGCTGCCGGCACCGTGCACGGCTCGCTGCAAGTAGGCGCGCTAACTACCACATACACGGCTTCGCAAGGCCTTTTGCTAAAAATCCCAAACATGTACAAAATCGCGGGCCAGCTGCTACCGGGCGTCATCCACGTGAGCGCGCGCTCTATCGCGGCTCAGGCGCTTTCTATCTTCGGCGATCATCAGGACATCTATGCCTGTCGCCAAACGGGCTTTGCGATGCTGGCAAGCGGCTCCGTGCAGGAAGTCATGGATATCGCGGGCGTCGCGCATCTAGCGGCGATCAAGGGTCGCGTGCCGTTTTTGCACTTTTTTGACGGATTTCGCACGAGCCACGAGATACAAAAGATCGAGGTGCTTGACTACGCGCACTTTGATAGGCTTCTTGACCGCGAGGCGTTGCAAAAATTTAGAGACGAGGCGCTAAGCCCCGAAAACCCGAAAACTCGCGGCACGGCTCAAAACGACGACATCTACTTCCAGACGCGCGAGCTAGCTAACCGCTACTATGACGCGGTGCCTGATATCGTGGCTGAGTATCTAAAAGAAATTTCAAATATCACGGGACGCGATTATCGTCCGTTTAATTATTACGGCGATCCGCAGGCTACTCGCGTCGTGGTCGCGATGGGATCGGTTACGCAAACTCTCGAAGAGGTAGTCGATCACCTGCGCGCAAAAGGCGAAAAAGTAGGCGTGCTAAAAGTACATCTATACCGTCCGTTTAGCCTAAAATACCTCTTTGACGTGATGCCTGAGACGGTAGAAAAGATCGCCGTGCTAGACCGCACGAAAGAGCCCGGAAGCCTCGGCGAGCCGCTATATCTGGACGTCAAGGCGGCATTTTACGGACGCAAAAATCAGCCAGTGATCGTGGGCGGCCGCTACGGTCTGAGCTCAAAAGACGTCGATCCTGCGCAAATGCTAGCCGTCTTTGAAAATCTAAATTTAAGCGAACCTAAAAACGGCTTTACCGTCGGTATCGAAGACGACGTGACCTTCACCTCGCTAAAAGTCGGCGAGAAAATTTCGCTAAGCGACGCAAGCGTGAAAGAGTGCCTATTTTACGGCCTTGGCGCGGACGGTACCGTTGGGGCAAATAAAAACTCCATCAAAATCATCGGCGATAAAACCGATCTTTACGCGCAGGCGTATTTTGCCTACGACAGCAAAAAATCGGGCGGCTACACGCGCTCGCATCTGCGTTTCGGTAAAAACCCGATCCGCTCGACCTACCTCGTCTCAAATCCGCACTTCGTCGCCTGCTCGGTCGCGGCGTATCTTGAAATTTACGATGTCATAGACGGTATCCGCGAGGGCGGCACGTTCCTGCTAAACTCGATCTGGGACGCCGAGCAGACGGTTGCTAAGCTACCGAATAAAGTAAAGAAAATTTTAGCCGCCAAAAAGGTAAATTTCTACATCATCAACGCTACTAAGCTAGCTCGCGAGATCGGGCTAAAAAACCGCACGAACACCATCATGCAGTCGGCGTTTTTTAAGCTCGCCGACATCATCCCGTTTGCCGACGCGCAAAAATATATGAAAGAGTACGCGCACAAAGCCTACGCCAAAAAGGGCGAAGCGATCGTAGAGATGAACTACAAGGCCATCGATATGGGCGCAGACGGGCTGGTTAAGGTCGCAGTCGACCCTAGCTGGGCAAATTTGACGGATGACGCGAGCGCGGAGGAAAAATACGTCGGCGACGAATTTATAGAAAAAATCGTCAAGCCTATAAACGCCGCCAGGGGCGACAGCTTACCCGTTTCGGCGTTTGTTGGCTTTGAGGACGGACACTTTAAATCAGGAACGACGCAATACGAAAAACGCGGCATCGGCGTCATGGTGCCAAAGTGGATCGAGGGCAACTGCATCCAGTGTAACCAGTGCGCCTTCGTCTGCCCGCACGCAGTGATCAGGCCGTTTCTCATCGACGAAAACGAGCTCGCCGCCGCGCCGCAAACCGTGCAAGATCACGTCCTAGACGCCAAAGGCAAAGAGGTAAAAGGGCTAAAATACAAAATCCAAGTTAGCCCGCTTGACTGCACGGGCTGCGAACTGTGCGCTCAAATTTGCCCGAGCAAGGAAAAATCGCTCGTCATGGTACCTCTAGCCGAGGAAATGGAGAAAAACGAGCAGGAAAACGCCGATTATTTATTTAAAAAAGTAACCTACAAAGACGACCTAATGAGCAAAGATAGCGTCAAGGGCGTTGGCTTTGCTCAGCCGCTATTTGAGTTTCACGGCGCATGCCCGGGATGCGGCGAGACGCCTTATATCGGGCTTGTCACAAGACTGTTCGGCGACCGTATGATAGTGGCAAACGCGACCGGTTGTAGCTCGATCTACGGCGGTAGCGCGCCTTCGACGCCTTATACGACGAACAAAGAGGGCAAGGGCGTAGCGTGGGCAAATTCGCTGTTTGAGGATAACGCGGAGTTTGGTATGGGCATGAACGTCGCGGTAGAGACTCTGCGCCACCGTGTCGAAGACGTCATGCTACGCACCAAAGACGCCGCGCCAAATGCCCTAGCCGCACTATACTCCGACTGGATCGCGCACAAAAACGACGGCGAGAAAACGACGCAAATCGCTAAAATTTTAACGCCGATTTTGGAGCAAAATTTAGACGTAGAGGGTGTGAAAGAAATTTTAGAGCTAAAAAGATACCTCGTCAAAAAATCCCAGTGGATCATCGGCGGCGACGGCTGGGCCTATGACATCGGCTTTGGCGGTCTTGATCACGTACTAGCTAGCGGCGAGAACGTAAACGTGCTCGTGCTTGACACCGAGGTGTACTCAAACACCGGCGGCCAAAGCTCAAAATCAAGCCGCGCGGGCTCCATAGCGCAGTTTACCGCTAGCGGCAAGCCGATGCAAAAAAAAGACCTAGGCTACATCGCGATGACCTACGGAAATATCTTCGTTGCGCAGATCAACTCAAACGCGAGCCAAGCAAACACGATAAAAGCCATCGCCGCAGCCGAGGCCTATGACGGACCTAGCCTTGTAATCGCGTATTCGCCGTGCATCGCGCACGGTATAAAAGGCGGCATGGCGCTCTCGGGCGGTCAAGGCGAGCTAGCGACGAAATGCGGCTACTGGCCGACCTACGTATACGATCCGCGCCTAATCAAAGAGGGCAAAAACCCACTCAAAATGACCTCAAAAGAGCCCGACTGGTCGCTTTACGAGGAGTTTTTGCTAAACGAGGTTCGCTACAACTCGCTTAAAAAAACTAACCCGCAGCACGCAGACGAGCTGCTAGCTAAAAACAAGGCCGACGCGCAAAGACGCTACCGCCAGCTAAAACGCCTAAGCTTAGCTGATTTTAGCGACGAGGTCGAGTCTGGCACGCCTGAGAGCGCCGAGGATGCCTCTGCTGGTACCGCAGCCGAGTAA
- a CDS encoding DNA-deoxyinosine glycosylase, translated as MSQTHPFKPIFDKNSKILILGSFPSVVSRRFGFYYANPQNRFWRVLAGILNAPLPTSTDEKINFLLAHRIAIYDAAISCEIKGSSDAKMTAVAPANLEPIFKTANITQVYANGGKAHEICEKYLKNQILNATGKSPVKLPSTSPANANFSFERLVREWTVVVEALKDG; from the coding sequence ATGAGCCAAACCCATCCTTTTAAACCGATTTTCGATAAAAACTCTAAAATTTTAATCCTCGGCTCCTTCCCTTCTGTGGTTTCTCGTAGATTCGGCTTTTACTACGCAAATCCGCAAAATCGCTTTTGGCGGGTACTGGCCGGGATTTTAAACGCTCCGCTGCCTACAAGTACGGATGAAAAGATAAATTTCCTTCTAGCTCACCGCATCGCTATCTACGACGCTGCGATCTCGTGCGAGATAAAGGGCTCGAGCGATGCTAAAATGACTGCCGTCGCGCCTGCAAATTTAGAGCCGATCTTCAAAACCGCAAATATCACGCAAGTCTACGCAAACGGCGGCAAGGCGCATGAAATCTGCGAAAAATACCTAAAAAATCAAATTTTAAATGCAACGGGCAAATCGCCCGTCAAACTACCCTCGACTAGTCCGGCAAATGCAAATTTTAGCTTTGAAAGGCTCGTGCGCGAGTGGACGGTCGTCGTCGAAGCGTTAAAAGACGGTTAA
- a CDS encoding pentapeptide repeat-containing protein, whose protein sequence is MGLDIDKILKAPREEIGQNDLKRLKVLEIISENIYPFNALERSKKQYWVKKCKYDGQSFFIFYYFVFDSDLNPENNINLEKYLQSDEPNIILQDCLIGNQKDIKNLNKIKQAIIAINSEFPNISSCEFENEVFLRDISNNSAFGGCEFAKEVYVDGYAYFHACTFNSDFISKNARQDISFASSIFNKSFKLDTKNELGEVKFEAAYFKQKFTMDIGKFSVLDFSSAEFYCELNLHARQFDGININFTNAKFNQKLSFNKSIINCEMLFKEACFEGDLIFTEAKFDYVVNLDKSKFKGKAQFRGTKFSEAILTKTTFENKADFSNAKFNEKAYFTNAVFKADADFSSATFADEARFLNANFKGVAIFKNAEFKAKADFKTDINLTFGKDVNFSNTTFQDNAYFNNRVFEEFVDFHEADFKKVACFYSVAFKKPVNFSSIIFNGALNFVNAKTDFTYEELKELIETQIKRDKSINNISATNDFRDGFRLMKYALNNKGNALDASLFHRLELYCKELELEFTLENAKAKNSENSKEVKSVDEIEAKPKSKSRIELFLDLITLKLYRNTSDHHTNLFKIINFTILSIAVYGLSFWVLDNFLLKAMIDSPKILMLLLLSIFLIGLLACLLYLTMKYKIRWATVPIGIFIYVISIIPGLVNAFDYSIYVVIFILLYVSLYALSFYLFRFGFVRFMAYLIFMAIFLDKPVLITPFIGIFTSEKIAESKFEEYIIKYNNNGLDDMLLDANFTNIKAEHKINFIVKNRKIILERLDNSRTNTPLIDFVKKYIKYSKEPMDNNTSYKNLNETTKKSYEKALNALKYDETMQSIQKSANLLYVFIMLLVIYSLTKTARRNSVVPS, encoded by the coding sequence ATGGGTTTAGATATAGATAAAATTTTGAAAGCGCCAAGAGAAGAGATTGGGCAAAATGATCTTAAAAGACTTAAAGTGCTTGAAATTATTAGCGAAAATATATATCCTTTTAATGCACTAGAGCGGTCCAAAAAACAGTATTGGGTTAAAAAATGCAAATATGACGGTCAATCTTTTTTCATTTTTTATTATTTTGTCTTTGATTCGGATCTAAATCCAGAAAATAATATAAATTTAGAAAAGTATCTACAAAGCGATGAACCAAATATAATCCTACAAGACTGCCTTATAGGAAATCAAAAAGATATAAAAAATTTAAACAAAATCAAGCAAGCTATTATAGCTATCAACTCTGAATTTCCCAACATCAGCTCTTGCGAATTTGAAAACGAAGTATTTTTACGCGACATCAGCAATAACAGCGCGTTTGGCGGATGTGAATTTGCAAAAGAAGTTTACGTAGACGGATATGCGTATTTTCATGCATGCACGTTTAACAGCGATTTCATATCCAAAAACGCTAGACAAGATATATCCTTTGCAAGTAGTATCTTTAATAAATCTTTTAAATTAGATACAAAAAATGAGTTGGGAGAGGTAAAATTTGAAGCCGCCTATTTTAAACAAAAATTTACTATGGATATAGGGAAATTTAGCGTTCTAGATTTCTCAAGTGCCGAATTTTATTGCGAGCTTAATTTGCACGCAAGGCAGTTTGACGGGATAAATATAAATTTTACCAATGCCAAATTTAACCAAAAGCTAAGTTTTAATAAGAGTATAATTAACTGCGAAATGCTTTTCAAAGAAGCTTGTTTTGAGGGCGACTTAATTTTTACAGAAGCCAAATTTGATTACGTAGTAAATTTAGATAAATCAAAATTTAAAGGAAAGGCGCAATTTCGTGGAACTAAATTTAGCGAAGCAATACTGACGAAAACAACTTTTGAAAATAAAGCCGACTTTTCAAATGCGAAATTCAACGAAAAAGCATATTTTACAAATGCCGTTTTTAAGGCAGATGCAGACTTTAGCTCTGCTACTTTCGCCGATGAGGCACGGTTTTTAAATGCAAACTTTAAAGGCGTGGCAATTTTTAAAAATGCCGAATTTAAAGCTAAAGCAGACTTTAAAACAGACATAAATCTTACTTTTGGAAAAGATGTAAATTTTAGCAATACTACTTTTCAAGATAATGCTTATTTTAATAATAGAGTTTTTGAGGAGTTTGTCGATTTTCACGAGGCTGATTTTAAAAAAGTCGCTTGCTTTTATAGTGTCGCTTTTAAAAAACCGGTTAATTTCTCATCAATTATTTTTAATGGCGCTTTAAATTTCGTAAATGCAAAAACGGATTTTACTTACGAAGAGCTAAAAGAGCTTATCGAGACTCAAATCAAACGCGATAAAAGCATCAACAATATAAGTGCAACAAATGACTTTAGGGACGGGTTTAGACTCATGAAATACGCTTTAAATAACAAAGGTAATGCGCTAGACGCAAGCTTGTTTCACCGCCTAGAACTATACTGTAAAGAGTTGGAGCTGGAATTTACTCTTGAAAATGCAAAGGCTAAAAATAGCGAAAATAGCAAAGAAGTAAAATCTGTCGATGAAATAGAAGCCAAGCCCAAAAGCAAAAGTCGTATCGAGCTTTTTTTAGATTTGATAACGCTAAAATTATATAGAAATACCAGTGATCATCACACAAATTTATTTAAGATAATAAACTTTACTATTCTAAGTATTGCTGTGTATGGATTGTCTTTTTGGGTTTTAGATAATTTTTTGTTGAAAGCAATGATTGATAGTCCTAAAATATTGATGTTATTGCTACTGTCTATTTTTCTAATTGGACTACTAGCATGTTTATTGTATTTAACCATGAAATATAAAATACGATGGGCGACTGTACCGATAGGAATTTTTATATATGTCATTTCAATCATACCAGGCTTAGTTAATGCCTTTGATTATTCTATTTATGTTGTTATTTTTATACTTTTATATGTGTCATTATATGCTTTGTCGTTTTATTTGTTTAGATTTGGCTTTGTGCGTTTTATGGCATATTTAATTTTTATGGCTATTTTTTTGGATAAACCTGTATTAATAACGCCGTTTATTGGTATTTTTACATCGGAAAAAATAGCTGAAAGCAAATTTGAAGAATACATAATAAAATACAATAATAATGGCTTGGACGATATGCTTCTGGATGCAAATTTTACCAATATAAAAGCGGAACATAAGATCAATTTTATAGTTAAAAATAGAAAAATAATTTTAGAAAGATTGGATAATAGTAGGACAAACACTCCTTTAATTGATTTTGTGAAAAAATACATAAAATATTCAAAGGAACCCATGGATAATAATACCAGCTACAAAAATTTAAATGAAACCACTAAAAAATCGTATGAAAAGGCTCTAAATGCTCTAAAATACGATGAAACAATGCAATCAATACAAAAAAGTGCAAATTTGCTTTATGTTTTTATTATGCTGCTCGTCATCTACTCTCTTACAAAAACTGCACGTAGAAATTCTGTAGTGCCTAGCTAG
- a CDS encoding toxin-antitoxin system YwqK family antitoxin: MGESEYKNGVRDGRYRRYYFDEGGALKQEGFFKADRREGMFTDYYVSARSPYVGGMRNGEDVDYYKSGKIRGVRTYKNDKREGAEKWYYESGAVEETGEYKNDRKNGVWKRFYENGKTRVVENYKDGEKDGVAREYYPSGKLRGEYEYKDGRQTGAGLDYYESGAPAAKVMFKNGRYHGLYEEYHENGKLKARVMFEDGLEVGEARHYYANGKLEAEGEFERGRLIRAKKYDESGKLISDKSDKNGLPRE; this comes from the coding sequence ATGGGCGAGAGCGAATACAAAAACGGCGTCCGCGACGGGCGTTATCGCCGCTACTACTTTGACGAGGGCGGCGCGTTAAAGCAGGAGGGCTTTTTCAAGGCGGACAGGCGAGAGGGCATGTTTACCGACTACTACGTTAGCGCGCGCAGCCCATACGTCGGCGGGATGCGAAACGGCGAGGACGTCGACTACTACAAAAGCGGCAAAATCCGTGGCGTGCGAACCTACAAAAATGACAAACGAGAAGGCGCGGAAAAATGGTACTACGAAAGCGGCGCCGTGGAGGAGACGGGCGAATACAAAAATGACCGCAAAAACGGCGTTTGGAAGCGATTTTACGAAAACGGCAAAACGCGCGTGGTAGAAAATTACAAAGACGGCGAAAAGGACGGCGTCGCGCGCGAATACTACCCAAGCGGCAAGCTACGAGGCGAATACGAGTACAAAGACGGCCGCCAAACGGGCGCAGGGTTGGACTACTACGAGAGCGGCGCCCCGGCTGCCAAAGTGATGTTTAAAAACGGGCGCTATCACGGGCTGTACGAGGAGTATCACGAAAACGGAAAGCTAAAAGCCAGAGTGATGTTTGAGGACGGGCTGGAGGTCGGCGAGGCGCGCCACTACTACGCAAACGGCAAACTCGAAGCCGAGGGGGAGTTTGAGCGCGGTAGGCTCATCCGCGCCAAAAAATACGACGAATCGGGTAAGCTAATCAGCGATAAGTCTGATAAAAACGGACTGCCGAGGGAGTAA
- a CDS encoding aspartate/glutamate racemase family protein, which translates to MKKIGLIGGMSFESTVTYYEQINRKINERLGGLSSAEILLSSVNFEEIEACQRENRWEDAGEILARHARILQGGGADFILICTNTMHRCFDAVQSTVSVPVAHIADATLKALKNAGVAKVGLLGTVYTMTQDFYKSRLIEGGAEVLLPSAGDMAEVNRVIFEELCYGKIAPSSKANFLRIIEDFRSRGAQGAILGCTEIGMLVSQADTDVRLFDTTQIHIDAAVEAALSMLNQNGR; encoded by the coding sequence ATGAAAAAAATCGGCCTAATCGGCGGGATGAGTTTTGAGTCCACAGTAACGTATTACGAGCAAATAAATCGCAAAATAAACGAGCGCTTGGGCGGCCTTAGCAGCGCGGAGATACTGCTAAGCAGCGTAAATTTCGAGGAGATCGAGGCCTGCCAGCGCGAAAACAGATGGGAGGACGCGGGCGAAATTTTGGCGCGGCACGCTAGGATTTTACAAGGTGGCGGGGCTGATTTTATCCTCATCTGCACAAACACGATGCACAGGTGCTTTGACGCCGTGCAAAGCACCGTTAGCGTACCCGTAGCGCACATCGCGGACGCCACGCTAAAAGCGCTAAAAAACGCAGGCGTCGCCAAGGTAGGGCTACTCGGCACCGTTTATACGATGACGCAGGATTTTTACAAAAGTCGGTTGATAGAGGGCGGCGCGGAGGTGCTTTTGCCAAGCGCGGGCGATATGGCTGAAGTAAATCGCGTAATCTTTGAGGAGCTTTGCTACGGCAAAATCGCGCCTAGCTCAAAGGCCAATTTCTTGCGCATCATCGAGGATTTTAGGTCGCGCGGCGCGCAAGGAGCGATACTTGGCTGCACCGAGATAGGCATGCTGGTATCGCAGGCGGATACGGATGTGCGGCTTTTTGATACGACGCAGATACACATTGACGCGGCGGTTGAGGCGGCGTTGTCTATGCTTAATCAAAACGGTCGCTAA
- a CDS encoding HAD family hydrolase yields MASSIADVGVVTTKTSKFSEILLKNLGVLNFIKVVVGRDDVLNPKPNAEPVNLALAKLGKDKRNAFMIGDTQMDLMAVKNPASKVSA; encoded by the coding sequence TTGGCATCTAGTATTGCCGATGTCGGCGTAGTTACTACGAAAACGTCGAAATTTTCGGAGATTTTGCTTAAAAATTTAGGGGTCTTAAATTTTATAAAAGTGGTGGTAGGCCGCGACGACGTGCTAAATCCAAAACCTAACGCGGAGCCCGTAAATTTAGCTCTTGCAAAACTTGGAAAAGATAAGCGAAACGCATTTATGATAGGCGATACGCAGATGGATCTAATGGCGGTAAAGAACCCGGCATCAAAGGTATCGGCCTAA
- the dcuC gene encoding C4-dicarboxylate transporter DcuC, with product MHTLGLIIALLTLFVVGWAILKGKYATFVLLLSGVIMLVSSVILDTGKFLPEKVKSTGNSLLDVVEFIRYMLSNNFSQLGLLIMLMVGFASYMTHIGANQAFVGIATKRFKAIKSPYFMIFIAFCVAKLISMVITSAVGLGVLCLALLGPILISLGLNKLSVGSICAMSGASSMVLLGSSTAAAAKATELEVLDYVFIYKIPAALPTVLVIGIALVLWNRYLDKKEGWVCSEHVGESISFDDKVDVPKEQAPMIYALLPFLPMILVVVFSPYCLKTIKLNISSVIILSMIIAMVFEAFRHKFSFEKLGEGLKVFFNAMAKSLSGVVMLVVAAGIFAEGFKALGMLDAIVNLAKSIGFGGLGMSILFVFITTIVTIIAGSNGASFYPLLNMVPNIAKSLNINSVMLVLPMHQASTIARPLSPVSGVVVAISGMLHISPLSLIKRCSVPAILGLISHHIFVFLLSF from the coding sequence ATGCATACTCTTGGTCTAATCATAGCTCTACTTACGCTTTTTGTTGTAGGCTGGGCGATTTTAAAAGGCAAATACGCCACTTTCGTTCTCTTGCTCTCTGGCGTTATCATGCTTGTCTCTTCGGTCATTCTTGATACGGGAAAATTTTTACCAGAAAAGGTAAAGAGCACTGGAAATTCCTTGCTAGATGTAGTTGAGTTTATCCGCTATATGCTCTCAAATAATTTTTCGCAACTTGGACTTTTAATTATGTTAATGGTCGGTTTTGCAAGTTATATGACTCATATCGGAGCAAATCAAGCCTTTGTAGGCATCGCCACAAAAAGGTTTAAAGCCATAAAAAGCCCATATTTTATGATATTCATAGCTTTTTGCGTAGCAAAACTTATAAGCATGGTAATAACCAGTGCGGTTGGACTTGGTGTACTTTGTCTTGCGCTTCTTGGACCAATTCTTATATCACTAGGGCTAAATAAACTAAGCGTTGGTAGTATTTGTGCGATGAGTGGAGCTAGCTCAATGGTACTTCTTGGCTCATCAACAGCTGCCGCTGCAAAAGCAACTGAACTTGAGGTACTTGATTATGTTTTTATCTATAAAATTCCAGCAGCTCTTCCAACTGTGCTCGTGATCGGCATTGCATTAGTTCTTTGGAATAGATACTTAGACAAAAAAGAAGGTTGGGTTTGTAGCGAGCATGTAGGAGAGAGCATTAGTTTTGACGATAAGGTGGATGTTCCAAAAGAGCAAGCACCTATGATCTATGCTCTTTTACCATTTTTACCGATGATTTTAGTAGTAGTTTTTTCACCATATTGTTTAAAAACCATAAAATTAAATATATCAAGCGTCATAATCCTTTCTATGATAATTGCTATGGTTTTTGAAGCATTTAGACATAAATTTAGCTTTGAAAAGCTTGGTGAAGGGCTAAAAGTATTTTTTAATGCCATGGCAAAAAGCTTAAGCGGTGTTGTTATGCTAGTTGTAGCAGCTGGTATATTTGCTGAAGGTTTTAAAGCTCTTGGTATGCTTGATGCTATTGTAAATTTGGCAAAAAGCATAGGTTTTGGAGGGCTTGGCATGTCTATACTTTTTGTATTTATAACAACCATCGTTACAATCATAGCTGGCTCAAATGGCGCAAGCTTTTATCCGCTTTTAAACATGGTGCCAAATATAGCTAAGAGCTTAAACATCAACTCTGTTATGCTCGTGCTTCCTATGCATCAAGCCTCCACAATAGCTAGACCACTTTCACCTGTCTCTGGCGTAGTGGTAGCCATTTCAGGTATGCTTCACATTAGCCCGCTTTCGCTAATTAAAAGATGTAGCGTGCCAGCTATTTTAGGTCTTATAAGCCACCATATATTTGTATTTTTACTATCATTTTAA